In Thermocrinis sp., the following proteins share a genomic window:
- the gmk gene encoding guanylate kinase, with the protein MLFVFSAPSGTGKTTVVNILLKEVDSVRRVVTATTRQKREGEVEGVDYIFLSVEEFERGIKEGKFLEYAKVYGNYYGTPKDQVLKNEKEGFDSILVIDVQGAKTIKKNYPESVLVFLLPPSMEELTRRLLTRGYKDSNLEERIKTAQWEISCAKHFDYIVVNEFLDETVQALKNIILSARYSTKNFLKDLERCVKDDKIIDYLRRECHWR; encoded by the coding sequence ATGCTTTTTGTTTTCTCAGCTCCATCTGGGACGGGAAAAACAACAGTTGTAAATATACTCCTAAAAGAAGTTGATAGCGTGAGGCGGGTAGTGACTGCAACCACAAGGCAAAAGAGGGAAGGAGAGGTGGAAGGTGTGGATTACATATTTCTAAGCGTGGAGGAGTTTGAAAGGGGTATTAAAGAAGGAAAGTTTTTAGAGTATGCAAAGGTTTATGGCAACTACTACGGAACACCAAAGGACCAGGTATTAAAAAACGAAAAAGAAGGGTTTGATTCCATACTTGTTATTGATGTGCAGGGGGCTAAGACTATAAAAAAGAACTACCCAGAAAGCGTGCTCGTTTTTCTTCTCCCACCATCTATGGAAGAGCTGACCAGAAGGCTTTTAACGAGGGGATACAAAGATTCAAACCTGGAAGAGCGTATAAAAACCGCGCAGTGGGAGATTTCGTGTGCCAAACACTTTGACTACATAGTGGTTAATGAATTTTTGGACGAAACAGTACAAGCACTGAAGAATATAATACTATCAGCTAGATACTCAACTAAGAACTTTCTTAAAGACCTGGAAAGGTGCGTGAAGGATGATAAAATAATAGATTATCTTCGTAGAGAATGCCACTGGAGGTAA
- the rpoZ gene encoding DNA-directed RNA polymerase subunit omega, giving the protein MSKRPNIEKALKQVSSRYELVHAAAKRVEQLLQEGEDIFVRDKIKKELIKKTFYAIEELAEGKVKVKKLNVEL; this is encoded by the coding sequence ATGAGTAAAAGACCTAACATAGAAAAGGCTTTAAAGCAAGTAAGCAGTAGATACGAATTGGTGCATGCTGCTGCAAAGCGTGTGGAACAACTCCTCCAAGAAGGAGAGGACATATTTGTTAGGGATAAAATAAAAAAAGAATTAATCAAGAAAACCTTCTATGCTATAGAAGAGTTAGCTGAAGGAAAAGTCAAAGTTAAAAAACTGAACGTAGAGCTATGA
- a CDS encoding transglycosylase SLT domain-containing protein produces MDRLVFTLLLILVNLSYAQLPEEYVLLLRFKNQDDLYAGEQILRNYPDAVFIHDLKLLMAEKYYQMGNKERSVELIKSINPKALKLDYLSRYLKLWRELGLDKKTAVLNLPHLFVDYLKDVELTEEERIKVGEELIKRKQYKHALEVLSFIPQACHLLGKTYEKLRMYSEAMSVLKDCYIDDALLIRAKITFNLSKDEFMETLRLLERSLEYNQALFYAGRMSLYKGNFQEALQWFGMMENSYQKFFQMGLTYFVLSDYKNAIEAFENALRLASNQMETSESHFWLFKSYKEIEDFSKASYHLLRASKGSGFYSTVSKVLLGEPVVSKFMKVFLVDAEDTSTARTIRSIFQAGFPYYARLEAFKKIDRITPSDILAIQHFDNFLAIRLAVRKFGTNSEIYSLVAYPKPYKEFVEEASQKFNIDKNLIWAVMRQESLFDPEAISPSNAKGLMQLMDFTAREVSLKYRIPNQVFSPKENILMGTAYLREMLDLWNGDLIRAVASYNAGPNRVKSFIQHKDPYVFIETIPIAETRNYVKQVLNNYYIYQALD; encoded by the coding sequence GTGGATCGCTTAGTATTTACCTTACTGTTAATTCTCGTTAATCTTTCCTATGCCCAGCTTCCTGAAGAATATGTTCTATTGCTCAGGTTCAAAAACCAGGATGATCTATATGCGGGAGAGCAGATTTTAAGAAACTATCCTGATGCAGTTTTTATACACGACCTAAAGCTTCTGATGGCAGAAAAATACTATCAAATGGGAAACAAGGAAAGGTCTGTCGAGCTTATAAAAAGCATAAATCCGAAGGCTTTAAAGCTTGACTACCTAAGCAGATACTTAAAGCTTTGGAGGGAGTTAGGCCTTGACAAAAAAACGGCAGTGCTAAACCTTCCCCATCTCTTTGTGGATTACCTGAAGGATGTAGAGCTTACAGAAGAAGAAAGGATCAAGGTAGGTGAAGAATTAATAAAGAGAAAACAATACAAACACGCATTAGAGGTTTTATCTTTCATACCACAAGCCTGTCACCTGCTGGGCAAGACCTATGAAAAATTGAGGATGTATAGTGAAGCTATGAGTGTATTAAAGGATTGTTATATAGATGATGCTCTTTTAATTCGGGCAAAGATCACCTTTAATCTATCTAAGGACGAGTTTATGGAAACTCTAAGGCTACTGGAAAGAAGCCTCGAATACAATCAAGCCCTCTTTTACGCAGGAAGGATGTCCCTTTACAAAGGCAACTTCCAAGAAGCTTTGCAGTGGTTTGGTATGATGGAAAACTCATACCAGAAGTTCTTTCAGATGGGCTTAACTTACTTCGTACTTAGTGATTACAAAAATGCTATAGAGGCTTTTGAGAATGCTTTGAGGTTGGCATCAAACCAAATGGAAACCTCGGAAAGCCACTTTTGGCTTTTTAAAAGCTACAAAGAAATAGAGGATTTTTCAAAAGCAAGTTATCATCTGCTGCGGGCATCCAAAGGGTCAGGCTTTTACTCCACCGTGTCAAAGGTCCTATTGGGAGAGCCTGTGGTAAGTAAGTTTATGAAGGTCTTTTTGGTAGATGCGGAGGATACATCAACAGCAAGAACTATAAGGAGTATATTTCAAGCAGGCTTTCCATACTATGCTCGCTTAGAAGCTTTCAAAAAAATAGACAGGATAACCCCATCGGACATACTGGCTATTCAACATTTTGACAACTTTCTAGCCATTAGGTTGGCTGTTAGAAAGTTTGGTACAAACTCTGAAATATACAGTCTGGTAGCATATCCAAAGCCCTACAAAGAATTTGTTGAGGAAGCATCTCAGAAATTCAACATTGATAAAAACCTCATATGGGCTGTGATGCGACAGGAAAGCCTCTTTGACCCAGAAGCCATTTCTCCTAGTAACGCTAAGGGACTTATGCAGTTAATGGACTTTACCGCAAGGGAAGTTTCTTTAAAGTACAGAATACCTAATCAAGTATTTAGTCCAAAGGAGAATATACTGATGGGCACAGCCTACTTGCGGGAGATGCTTGACCTTTGGAATGGGGATTTGATAAGAGCTGTAGCCAGCTACAACGCAGGACCAAACAGAGTAAAAAGTTTTATTCAGCACAAAGACCCCTACGTATTCATAGAAACTATTCCCATAGCAGAAACCAGGAATTACGTAAAGCAGGTGTTAAATAACTACTATATCTACCAAGCCTTAGATTGA
- a CDS encoding cytochrome c encodes MPEVLGFYPMWYVPVIGSALVIGLIASIHVLASHTSVGGSILLAYLATKAYKERQPQIYDYIKKYLLGLLVFSYVSGSITGPGIWFSATVANPKGISALIHNFVWVWAAEWIWFIAEVTLVYILFYTLGKIDERSWLRLVWTFAIGSWATMYIIVGILSFMLSPGHEKWFTTGSILDAFYNKNYFPHLLMRSGFMFALAGTLGLIIASLMKGKIEEKVYKDIVKTMSYWGIGGIVFGMTMFGWYYSTLPERALKMLSGIVPLWYYGAILLIILAILAHFVITAINQNAVKPYVVLPLYVLIFAIGVFPEEKIRETIRKPYVAGEFVWVNQIIEKDVPAKGITSWIKTINEKGFLAVNPFVPEGLRKITPENEVMAGKAVAILQCSGCHNVTGSTGLRPFGKKFEGMTDKEAVYNFLANYLTPQNHPPYMPYFVGKDEELRALSAYIADMIAKGGKVSAKIEVPAVSVGANVNK; translated from the coding sequence ATGCCTGAGGTGCTTGGTTTTTATCCTATGTGGTATGTGCCGGTGATAGGCAGTGCGCTGGTAATAGGCCTGATAGCAAGCATTCACGTGCTTGCGTCCCACACATCTGTGGGCGGATCTATCCTGCTTGCCTACTTGGCTACCAAAGCTTACAAGGAGCGACAGCCTCAAATCTACGATTACATCAAGAAGTACCTGCTGGGATTGTTGGTGTTCTCCTATGTATCCGGATCTATAACTGGTCCTGGTATATGGTTCTCCGCTACGGTAGCAAACCCAAAGGGGATATCTGCTTTGATTCACAACTTTGTTTGGGTTTGGGCTGCGGAGTGGATATGGTTCATCGCAGAAGTTACCCTCGTTTATATTCTGTTTTATACCCTCGGAAAGATTGACGAAAGAAGCTGGCTTCGTCTTGTTTGGACCTTTGCCATAGGTTCTTGGGCAACGATGTATATCATAGTAGGTATTCTTTCTTTTATGCTGTCTCCTGGACACGAAAAGTGGTTTACCACAGGCTCCATACTGGATGCCTTTTACAACAAGAATTACTTCCCTCACCTTCTGATGAGAAGTGGATTTATGTTTGCTTTGGCTGGCACCCTTGGTCTTATCATTGCAAGCCTGATGAAAGGAAAGATAGAGGAAAAGGTCTATAAAGACATAGTAAAAACAATGTCCTATTGGGGCATAGGCGGTATTGTCTTTGGCATGACTATGTTTGGATGGTATTACTCTACGCTTCCAGAAAGGGCATTAAAAATGCTGAGTGGAATTGTTCCCTTGTGGTATTACGGAGCTATACTTCTCATAATCCTTGCAATCTTAGCCCATTTTGTCATTACCGCAATAAATCAGAACGCCGTAAAACCATATGTAGTGTTGCCTTTGTATGTGCTAATTTTTGCGATAGGTGTCTTTCCTGAAGAGAAGATAAGGGAAACTATAAGGAAGCCATACGTAGCTGGAGAGTTTGTGTGGGTTAATCAAATAATAGAAAAGGATGTGCCTGCAAAAGGTATAACTTCTTGGATAAAAACCATAAACGAAAAGGGCTTTTTAGCTGTCAATCCTTTTGTTCCAGAAGGTCTTAGGAAGATTACACCGGAGAATGAGGTTATGGCAGGAAAGGCGGTGGCAATACTTCAGTGTTCTGGATGCCACAACGTTACCGGTTCCACAGGGCTCAGACCCTTTGGGAAAAAATTTGAAGGTATGACCGATAAGGAAGCGGTTTATAACTTCTTAGCTAACTACCTAACACCGCAAAACCATCCCCCTTACATGCCTTACTTTGTAGGAAAGGACGAAGAACTGAGGGCTCTGTCTGCTTACATTGCAGATATGATAGCCAAGGGTGGTAAGGTCTCTGCCAAGATAGAAGTGCCCGCGGTTAGCGTGGGTGCAAATGTAAATAAATAA
- the hemL gene encoding glutamate-1-semialdehyde 2,1-aminomutase gives MTNRELFEKAKELMPGGVSSPVRAFKAVGGEPIIVSHAQGCRLWDVEGKEYIDFLMSWGPLILGHCHPKVVRALQEQLQKGLSYGITNAHEITLSQMIVSAMPSVEMVRFVSSGTEATMSAIRLARGYTGRKYVVKFEGCYHGHYDGLLVSAGSGVATLGIPGTPGVPEEIASLTIVLPYNNIQALKETFEKYGEDIACVIVEPIAGNMGTVLPKDGFLQALRELTKKYSALLIFDEVMTNFRVSKGGAQELYSIDPDITCMGKVIGGGMPLGAYGGKKEIMKKVAPEGPIYQAGTLSGNPMAMVSGIATLSELFETNPYPYLEQISQQLCDGISQLLSNKGIAHRINRVGSMFTVFFTEKEVFDYSTAKTSNLELFGKFFRALLKEGVLIPPSQFEAWFLSTAHTKEDIDEALNRIDRAVKSI, from the coding sequence ATGACAAACAGGGAGCTTTTTGAAAAGGCAAAAGAGCTGATGCCCGGGGGTGTAAGCTCTCCAGTTAGAGCCTTTAAGGCGGTTGGCGGAGAGCCCATAATAGTGAGCCACGCTCAAGGCTGTAGGTTGTGGGATGTAGAAGGAAAAGAATACATAGACTTTCTTATGTCCTGGGGACCGCTGATCTTAGGACACTGCCATCCCAAAGTCGTAAGAGCCCTTCAAGAGCAACTCCAAAAGGGACTATCTTACGGTATAACAAACGCTCACGAGATAACTCTATCCCAGATGATAGTATCCGCCATGCCTTCGGTGGAGATGGTAAGGTTTGTCTCTTCTGGCACAGAAGCCACAATGTCCGCCATAAGGCTGGCAAGAGGTTATACAGGAAGAAAATACGTGGTTAAGTTTGAAGGTTGTTATCATGGACACTACGATGGACTTTTAGTCAGCGCTGGTTCAGGAGTTGCTACTTTGGGAATCCCAGGAACTCCAGGTGTTCCAGAAGAAATAGCCAGTCTTACCATCGTTTTGCCCTACAACAACATACAAGCCCTGAAAGAAACTTTCGAAAAATACGGAGAAGACATAGCCTGTGTGATAGTGGAACCTATAGCAGGTAATATGGGCACTGTGCTACCAAAGGATGGATTCCTTCAAGCTTTGAGGGAGCTAACTAAAAAATACTCAGCTTTACTAATATTTGACGAGGTGATGACCAACTTCAGAGTTTCAAAAGGTGGAGCCCAGGAGCTATACTCCATAGATCCAGACATTACGTGTATGGGTAAGGTTATAGGCGGTGGTATGCCTCTTGGGGCTTACGGTGGAAAGAAAGAGATAATGAAAAAGGTTGCACCCGAGGGACCGATCTACCAAGCTGGCACCCTTTCTGGAAACCCGATGGCCATGGTCTCTGGCATTGCCACTCTTTCTGAGCTCTTTGAAACAAACCCCTATCCTTACTTAGAACAGATTAGCCAGCAACTTTGCGATGGCATAAGTCAGCTCCTTTCAAACAAGGGAATAGCCCATAGGATAAACAGGGTGGGTTCAATGTTTACTGTATTCTTCACAGAAAAAGAAGTCTTTGACTATTCTACAGCAAAAACTTCAAACCTTGAGCTTTTTGGCAAGTTCTTTAGAGCTCTGCTGAAGGAAGGGGTGCTCATACCGCCTTCTCAGTTTGAGGCTTGGTTTTTGAGCACAGCCCACACCAAAGAAGACATAGACGAAGCGCTAAATAGAATTGATAGGGCAGTTAAATCAATCTAA
- a CDS encoding alpha/beta hydrolase, whose product MFIYEKTNQEVLLIHLHGFASSVKSSKVSIIRDFAITTGKFSFFAMDMDYQSTTTSRVLEVLDALVKGFCKKFKKLILSGSSHGGYVSLNYLRFYSPECIERVLLFAPSYSSLKLTLEEVEYKDVQDWLEGKRELSFVECETGLEITMHREFAVDILQRGYEILEEDRINFPKTPPVDIYIAHGTKDEVVPVEHSRKFVSNVKVKLYKEVEDDHRLTNTFKNLLEEFIL is encoded by the coding sequence ATGTTCATCTACGAAAAGACCAACCAAGAGGTCTTGCTCATTCACCTTCATGGCTTTGCGTCCAGCGTCAAAAGTTCTAAGGTTTCAATCATAAGGGACTTTGCCATAACCACTGGCAAGTTTTCCTTCTTTGCTATGGATATGGACTATCAGAGCACCACCACCAGCAGAGTTTTGGAAGTGCTGGACGCCTTAGTTAAAGGTTTTTGTAAAAAATTTAAAAAACTCATACTTTCGGGAAGTTCTCATGGTGGATACGTAAGCTTGAATTATCTGAGATTCTATAGCCCTGAGTGTATAGAAAGAGTTCTTCTATTTGCTCCGTCTTACAGTAGTCTAAAACTTACCTTAGAAGAGGTAGAATACAAGGACGTGCAGGATTGGCTTGAGGGAAAGAGAGAGCTGAGCTTTGTGGAATGCGAAACCGGGCTTGAGATAACTATGCACAGGGAATTTGCGGTGGATATTCTGCAAAGGGGATACGAAATATTAGAAGAAGACAGAATAAACTTTCCGAAAACTCCGCCAGTGGATATCTACATTGCCCATGGAACAAAGGACGAAGTAGTTCCTGTAGAACACTCAAGAAAATTTGTTTCTAACGTGAAGGTAAAGCTCTACAAGGAGGTAGAAGACGACCATAGACTTACAAACACTTTTAAAAACCTGCTGGAGGAGTTTATTCTATGA
- the obgE gene encoding GTPase ObgE yields MFVDLAKIYVKAGDGGNGAIAFLREKYRPFGGPAGGDGGKGGDVILVATSRKHTLLDFEYRTKFKAQNGEHGKGKNQAGRDGEDLIIEVPVGTVVKDAQTGEVICDLVEDGQRCVVAKGGKGGRGNARFASPTNQAPKYAEKGQKGEERWLILELKLIADVGLIGLPNAGKSTLISKLTKAKPKIADYPFTTLSPVLGVLELSEEHRLVLADIPGLIEGASQGKGLGLDFLRHIERTKLLLHLLDVSDGREKDPIEAFHTVNKELEQYSPRLLEKEHIVVATKIDALSDRSFLDYLENYFKERGYEFCSISAITGEGLENLRKLLFERFFQRTMV; encoded by the coding sequence ATGTTTGTAGATCTGGCAAAGATCTATGTTAAAGCGGGGGATGGAGGAAACGGTGCGATAGCCTTTTTGAGGGAAAAGTACAGACCTTTTGGTGGTCCAGCGGGTGGGGACGGTGGTAAAGGTGGAGATGTAATTCTTGTAGCTACTTCTCGTAAGCATACTCTTTTGGACTTTGAATACAGGACCAAATTTAAAGCTCAGAACGGAGAGCATGGAAAAGGCAAAAATCAAGCTGGAAGGGACGGAGAGGACCTAATCATAGAGGTGCCCGTAGGAACTGTGGTAAAGGACGCCCAAACGGGGGAGGTCATCTGCGATCTGGTGGAGGATGGCCAAAGGTGTGTGGTAGCAAAGGGAGGAAAAGGTGGAAGGGGAAACGCAAGGTTCGCCTCACCAACTAACCAAGCACCAAAGTATGCGGAGAAAGGTCAAAAGGGCGAAGAAAGATGGCTGATCTTAGAGCTAAAGCTCATTGCGGACGTGGGACTTATTGGACTTCCCAACGCAGGAAAATCAACCCTTATATCAAAGCTGACTAAAGCTAAGCCGAAAATAGCGGACTATCCCTTTACCACTCTATCACCCGTGCTTGGAGTTCTGGAACTGAGCGAAGAGCACAGGCTTGTTTTGGCAGACATTCCAGGACTGATAGAAGGGGCAAGTCAAGGAAAGGGCTTAGGCCTTGACTTTTTAAGACACATAGAAAGAACAAAGCTTTTGTTGCACCTTTTGGACGTATCCGACGGAAGAGAAAAGGACCCTATTGAAGCGTTTCATACAGTAAATAAGGAGCTTGAACAGTACAGTCCAAGGCTTTTGGAAAAAGAGCATATAGTGGTTGCTACAAAGATTGACGCGCTGTCTGACAGGAGTTTTTTAGATTATCTGGAAAATTACTTCAAAGAAAGGGGATATGAATTTTGTAGCATATCAGCTATAACGGGCGAAGGCTTGGAAAACTTAAGAAAGCTTCTATTTGAAAGGTTTTTTCAACGCACTATGGTTTAA